The Burkholderia mayonis genome window below encodes:
- a CDS encoding LysE family translocator — protein MSFAPTSMLSDGFFLSLSLCLDIGLVNVAMLSLTLSHGFRPGFWLGVGSCVGDLVYAALALAGMAVLLQFEAVRWVVWLGGGAVLLFLTWKMASEALFPEPARDAVDDDTCAAFVQPSTWRNFARGMLLAMSSPSAILWFAAVGGALIAKAGATTPATASVFLSGFFLGGLAWTLFLCTLASQGRKHAGARLMRACHVVSALLFAYFSYSVIVGGYRDLILNVAA, from the coding sequence ATGAGCTTCGCCCCTACGTCGATGCTGTCCGACGGCTTTTTCCTGTCGCTTTCGCTTTGTCTCGACATCGGCCTCGTGAATGTCGCGATGCTGTCGCTCACACTGTCGCACGGATTCCGGCCGGGCTTCTGGCTCGGCGTCGGCTCGTGCGTCGGCGATCTCGTCTATGCGGCGCTCGCGCTCGCCGGGATGGCCGTGCTGCTGCAGTTCGAAGCGGTGCGCTGGGTCGTATGGCTCGGCGGCGGCGCGGTGCTGCTGTTCCTCACGTGGAAGATGGCGAGCGAGGCGCTCTTTCCCGAACCGGCGCGCGACGCCGTGGACGACGACACGTGCGCCGCTTTCGTGCAGCCGAGCACGTGGCGCAATTTCGCGCGCGGAATGCTGCTCGCGATGTCGTCGCCGTCGGCGATCCTGTGGTTCGCGGCGGTCGGCGGCGCGCTGATCGCGAAGGCCGGCGCGACGACGCCCGCGACGGCATCCGTGTTCTTGTCGGGATTCTTCCTCGGCGGGCTCGCGTGGACGCTCTTTCTCTGCACACTCGCGAGCCAGGGCCGCAAGCACGCGGGCGCGAGACTGATGCGCGCGTGTCACGTCGTGTCGGCGCTGCTCTTTGCGTATTTCTCGTACAGCGTGATCGTCGGCGGCTATCGCGACCTGATTCTGAACGTGGCGGCTTGA
- a CDS encoding YggT family protein, whose protein sequence is MFGEIARFLLNTVFTLFGAALILRVWLQAVRVPPYNPVTQAVLQATNWLVLPLRHIVPGVRGVDWASVVAALVTSLVYVALMVTMAGVDALSIIPTILIVALLTVVKWALNLVLWLTILMALLSWLNPRSPAMAILYQLTAPFLNPLRRLIPHLGGIDLSPILLFVIVQVLIMIVTRAAVSLTLFGI, encoded by the coding sequence ATGTTCGGCGAGATCGCCCGTTTTCTGCTCAATACCGTTTTCACACTGTTCGGCGCAGCGCTGATCCTGCGCGTCTGGCTGCAGGCCGTGCGCGTGCCGCCCTACAATCCCGTCACGCAGGCCGTGCTGCAGGCGACCAACTGGCTCGTGCTGCCGCTGCGGCATATCGTCCCGGGCGTGCGCGGCGTCGATTGGGCGAGCGTCGTCGCGGCACTCGTCACGTCGCTCGTCTATGTCGCGCTGATGGTGACGATGGCAGGCGTCGACGCGCTGTCGATCATCCCGACGATTCTCATCGTCGCGCTGCTGACCGTCGTGAAATGGGCGCTCAACCTCGTGCTGTGGCTGACGATCCTGATGGCGCTGCTGTCGTGGCTGAACCCGCGCTCGCCCGCGATGGCGATCCTGTATCAGCTCACGGCGCCGTTCCTGAACCCGCTGCGCCGGCTGATCCCGCACCTGGGCGGCATCGACCTGTCGCCGATCCTGCTGTTCGTGATCGTCCAGGTGCTGATCATGATCGTGACGCGCGCGGCGGTGTCGCTCACGCTGTTCGGGATCTGA
- a CDS encoding threo-3-hydroxy-L-aspartate ammonia-lyase, with protein MPVQSASGLAIPTFDDVTDAVARLAGVAHRTPVLTSSTADARTGATIFFKCENFQRMGAFKFRGAYNAISHFDAEQRRAGVLTYSSGNHAQAIALAARLAGIHATIVMPHDAPAAKVAATKGYGGEVITYDRYTESREEIGARLAHERGMTLVPPYDHPHVIAGQGTAAKEMIDEVGELDMLVVPLGGGGLISGSALSAAALAAGCAVIGVEPEAGNDAQQSLARGEVVHIPVPRTIADGAASTHVGAYNFPIIQKLVKRIVTVSDAQLIETMRFFAERMKIVVEPTGCLGAAAVLDGVLPVAGKRIGVILSGGNVDLARYGEFLRG; from the coding sequence ATGCCTGTTCAATCCGCTTCCGGCCTCGCCATCCCGACCTTCGACGACGTGACCGACGCGGTCGCCCGGCTCGCCGGCGTCGCGCATCGCACGCCCGTCCTCACGTCCAGCACTGCCGACGCGCGCACCGGCGCGACGATCTTCTTCAAATGCGAGAACTTCCAGCGGATGGGCGCGTTCAAGTTTCGCGGCGCGTACAACGCGATCTCGCACTTCGACGCCGAGCAGCGTCGCGCGGGCGTGCTCACGTATTCGTCCGGCAACCATGCGCAGGCGATCGCGCTCGCCGCGCGCCTCGCGGGCATTCATGCGACGATCGTGATGCCGCACGACGCGCCCGCCGCAAAGGTCGCCGCGACGAAAGGCTACGGCGGCGAAGTCATCACCTACGATCGCTACACGGAAAGCCGTGAGGAAATCGGCGCGCGGCTCGCGCACGAGCGCGGGATGACGCTCGTGCCGCCGTACGACCATCCGCACGTGATCGCCGGGCAGGGGACGGCCGCGAAGGAAATGATCGACGAAGTCGGCGAACTCGACATGCTCGTCGTGCCGCTCGGCGGCGGCGGGCTGATTTCGGGCAGCGCGCTGTCGGCGGCGGCGCTCGCGGCCGGCTGCGCCGTGATCGGCGTCGAGCCGGAAGCGGGCAACGACGCGCAGCAGTCGCTTGCGCGCGGCGAGGTCGTGCATATCCCGGTGCCGCGGACGATCGCGGACGGCGCGGCGTCGACGCACGTCGGCGCGTACAATTTTCCGATCATCCAGAAGCTCGTCAAGCGGATCGTCACGGTTAGCGACGCGCAGTTGATCGAGACGATGCGCTTTTTCGCGGAGCGGATGAAGATAGTCGTCGAGCCGACCGGCTGCCTCGGCGCAGCGGCGGTGCTCGATGGCGTGCTGCCCGTCGCGGGCAAGCGCATCGGCGTGATCCTGAGCGGCGGCAACGTCGATCTCGCGCGCTACGGCGAGTTCCTGCGCGGATGA
- a CDS encoding Rossmann-like and DUF2520 domain-containing protein, whose product MALSATPRIGFIGAGRLAGCVARRFARAGYAVTAIASRSPASAAALAAQIDADRAARDAADPARSDRDSGSAAHGARCPAVDSPQAVVDAADLIFVTVPDDALGRIAAELRFAPARAGEQALVHCSGASSVDLLAPARAQGAATGGFHPLYLFGGGDADLARIDGCSVTIEADGALKDLLVALAAALGCHPLSIPAGGRMLYHAAANYAASFALGNLAECVELWHSLGFAEDDALRALLPMLAGTIETARDKGLANALAGPVSRGDVGIVERQLALLESLGGDHAALYALHTRRAVALARKRASPPPSLDALEHAVDASLARSLGLARPARDEP is encoded by the coding sequence ATGGCCTTGTCCGCCACGCCCCGCATCGGCTTCATCGGCGCGGGCCGCCTTGCCGGCTGCGTCGCCCGCCGCTTCGCGCGCGCCGGCTATGCCGTCACCGCGATCGCGAGCCGCTCGCCCGCATCGGCCGCCGCACTTGCCGCGCAGATCGACGCCGACCGAGCCGCGCGCGACGCCGCTGACCCCGCACGCTCCGACCGCGACAGCGGCAGCGCGGCGCACGGCGCGCGCTGCCCAGCGGTCGATTCGCCGCAGGCGGTCGTCGACGCCGCCGACCTGATCTTCGTCACCGTGCCCGACGACGCACTCGGCCGGATCGCCGCCGAGTTGCGCTTTGCGCCGGCGCGCGCGGGCGAGCAGGCGCTCGTGCATTGCAGCGGCGCATCGAGCGTCGATCTGCTCGCCCCCGCGCGTGCGCAAGGCGCGGCGACGGGCGGCTTCCATCCGCTCTACCTGTTCGGCGGCGGCGACGCCGATCTCGCGCGGATCGACGGCTGCTCGGTGACGATCGAGGCCGACGGCGCGCTGAAGGATCTGCTCGTCGCGCTCGCCGCCGCGCTCGGCTGCCATCCGCTGTCGATCCCGGCGGGCGGCCGGATGCTCTATCACGCGGCCGCCAACTACGCGGCGAGCTTCGCGCTTGGCAACCTCGCCGAATGCGTCGAGCTGTGGCACTCGCTCGGCTTCGCCGAGGACGACGCGCTGCGCGCGCTTCTGCCGATGCTCGCCGGCACGATCGAGACCGCGCGCGACAAGGGGCTCGCGAACGCACTCGCGGGGCCCGTGTCGCGCGGCGACGTCGGCATCGTCGAGCGACAGCTCGCGCTCCTCGAGTCGCTCGGCGGCGACCACGCGGCGCTCTACGCGCTCCATACCCGCCGCGCGGTCGCGCTCGCGCGCAAGCGCGCGTCGCCGCCCCCGTCTCTCGACGCGCTCGAGCACGCGGTCGACGCGTCGCTCGCCCGTTCGCTCGGCCTCGCACGCCCCGCCCGCGACGAGCCGTGA
- the crcB gene encoding fluoride efflux transporter CrcB, which produces MFYSIVAIFVGAGLGALLRWFLSLGLNALFPEVPLGTLASNLIGGYLIGIAVVAFTTRAGLPPEWRLFVITGFMGGLTTFSTYSVEVMTHATQGEFGWALAVAALHLMGSFTLTGLGMWTARAWLAPV; this is translated from the coding sequence TTGTTCTATTCGATCGTCGCGATCTTCGTCGGCGCCGGGCTCGGCGCGCTGCTGCGCTGGTTCCTGAGCCTCGGCCTCAATGCGCTCTTCCCCGAAGTGCCGCTCGGCACCCTCGCGTCGAACCTCATCGGCGGCTATCTGATCGGGATCGCGGTCGTCGCGTTTACCACGAGGGCGGGGCTGCCGCCTGAATGGCGACTCTTCGTGATCACGGGCTTCATGGGCGGGCTCACGACGTTCTCCACCTATTCGGTCGAAGTGATGACGCACGCGACTCAGGGCGAGTTCGGCTGGGCGCTCGCCGTGGCTGCCCTACACTTGATGGGTTCGTTCACATTGACGGGGCTCGGCATGTGGACCGCGCGGGCGTGGCTCGCGCCGGTCTGA
- a CDS encoding DUF190 domain-containing protein has translation MDGVFLRFYVHENHRLHWKPLWEWLLEEANRMGVSGGSAFRAMAGFGQHRVLHEDRFFELQGSLAIEVEFIVTEDEARRLIARVSREKVRACYATIPAHFGVIDNLGDGAPAAAAPPNE, from the coding sequence ATGGACGGGGTCTTCCTGCGTTTTTACGTACACGAGAATCACCGGCTGCACTGGAAGCCGCTCTGGGAATGGCTGCTCGAGGAAGCGAACCGGATGGGCGTCTCGGGCGGTTCCGCATTTCGCGCGATGGCGGGGTTCGGCCAGCATCGGGTGCTGCACGAGGATCGCTTCTTCGAGTTGCAGGGCTCGCTTGCGATCGAGGTCGAATTCATCGTCACGGAAGACGAGGCGCGGCGGCTCATCGCGCGCGTGTCGCGCGAGAAAGTGCGCGCGTGCTACGCGACGATCCCCGCGCACTTCGGCGTGATCGACAATCTCGGCGACGGCGCGCCGGCCGCCGCCGCGCCGCCGAACGAATAG